Sequence from the Sander lucioperca isolate FBNREF2018 chromosome 16, SLUC_FBN_1.2, whole genome shotgun sequence genome:
AAAACTTGCCTTCAGGTAGAAGCAGAATCCCGAACATCAGCGGCAGGAGATGCATGTTGACGGAGGGATACAACTGAGTTACAGTTTGATGTGTTACGGCTTTAAGTAGTTCTCCTGAGGAGGCGTTGTCTTCATCCTAAAAACTCCTTCATACCGCCCCGATGGGtgacagagggagggggggactctaagaaataaatccTGAAAGACAAGATAAGAAAAAGTTCTGGcagcttggtgtgtgtgtgtgtgtgtgtctatgtgtgtgtgtgtgcatgtgtgtctgtgtgtgtgtctgtgtgtgtgtgtgtgtgtgtgtgtgcgtgtgcgtgtgtgtgtgtgtgtgtcactgtgtgtgtatgtgtgtgtgtgtgcgtgcatgcgttcATGTGTGagactctttgtgtgtgtgtgtgtctatgtgcgtgtgtgtgtgtgtgtgtcactgtgtgtgtatgtgtgtgtgtgtgcatgcatgcgtttgtgtgtgagactctttgtgtgtgtgtgtgtgtgtgtgtgtctatgtgtgtgtgtgtgtatgtgtgtctgtgtgtgtgtgtgtgtgcgtgcatgcgttcATGTGTGagactctttgtgtgtgtgtgtgtctatgtgcgtgtgtgtgtgtgtgtgtcactgtgtgtgtatgtgtgtgtgtgtgcatgcatgcgttcGTGTATGagactctttgtgtgtgtgtgtgtgtgtgtgtgtgtgtgtgtgcgtgcatgcgttcGTGTATGagactctttgtgtgtgtgtgtgtgtgtgtgtgtgtgtgtgtgtgtgcgttcgtgTATGagactctttgtgtgtgtgtgtgtgtgtgtgtgtgtgcgtgcatgcgttcGTGTATGagactctttgtgtgtgtgtgtgtgtgtgtgtgtgtgcgcgcgcttgcgtgtgtgtgtgtctgtgtgtcactgtgtgtgtatgtgtgtgtgtgtgtgtgtgtgtgtgtgtctgtgtgtttgtgttggagtgtgtgaacacagcgtccctctttctttcctccaaccagcttctagAAAAGGTCTCCTCATGTCCTGAGACCTGTAGAGATCCGAGTCTTTGATGATGTCTaacagtagctgtgtttctcctcttctcttcgtgtactgcacctttaatggtcGTCTGACACAAATGTCTTTTAAATGAGACTCAGAAATGATTTAGCGCTCAAAGAAAAGACTCAGAAATGCAATCAGAGCCCACAGCAGAACATTAAGACTTGTATTTATTCAGCTTTACACGTAACTGACATTAAAAATAGGTTTCAGACTATAATAAGCACTCAGGACAGAAGCTGTGCATCAACGGGAGTTGTTATTGGTTGAAATGcattttgtaataaaacatcaaaatgttaTGAAGCTTTAATTCATTATGTTATAATCTGCTGCATTTGTAATGAAGTCCCTGAATGCAACATGTAACAAGGCTATaatgtggacgtgccgacagtgttgttgtcattacttagaattcctcacgggggagacagaaactactgtagctttaaatctCCATACTGGATACTACAGAGGCAATACAGGTGGTGCCTGAaaggtaatgtgtgtgtgtgtgtgtgtgtgtgtgtgtgtgtgtgtgggtctgtgtgtgtgtgtgtgtgtgtgtgtgtgtgtgtgcgtgtgtgtgtgtctctgtctatgtgtttgtatgtatgtgtgtgtgtgtgtttgtatgtctgtgtgtgtgtgtgtgtgtctctgtctgtgtgtttgtatgtgtgtgtgtgtgtgtgtgtgtgtgtgtgtgtgtgtgtgtgtgtgtgtgtgtgtgtgtgtgtgtgtgtgcgcgcgtgtgtgtgtatgtgtgtgtgtgtttctgtgtctctgtgtgtgtgtgtgtgagtctgtgtgtgtgtgtttctgtgtctctgtgtgtgtgtgtgtgtgtgagtctgtgtgtgtatgtgtgtgtgtctctgtctgtgtgtttgtatgtatgtgtgtgtgtgtgtgtgtatgggtctttgtgtgtgtgattgtgtgtctatgtgtgtgtctgtgtgtgtgtgtgtgtgtgtctgtgtgtgcactatagctttaacttaCAGAAATATAGCTAGTCTAAGACTGACATTTGGGAACAAAATGCCTGCTGCTAACGTAACGAGGGACACATCGTTAGCTTGGTGTCTTGATCCCACTTGGCTGATCATTTAAAATCCTTACAGAGAAAATGAACGGGATGCTGATGAGatttaggtattgaaatttggtattaaaTAACGAGGGATTTTTCATACTTGATACTACGGAGGCAATTAAGGCGGTGCCTAAAAGtcattgaattcggtacccagccctattatTACGTTGTTCcatttagggctgcacaattaataaaaaaacaaatatgaagGTGGTTGAGTGACATTTACCCATTACAGAATAAATAAGTCAGTGATTTGGTCTTCATAGCGCTGCTGAAGACTAGCTAAAGAACAGAGAGCCAACCCACACACTGAGATCCTGGGGCCTTTGactcaaatcagatttttttttttttaattgggggTATCtgcaaagaaataaataaagaacttaCAGTATATTTCGGATTTTTATCAGAAACTGCTTTATTGCCCAAGTAAGTGTAAACACAAGGGAATTTGAGTCTGGCTTTGTGTTGCTttcaacacagaaacagacataaCGTTACAGCAAAAAACAAAGAGGAACAAGGTAACGTTATACATGAACGTTTGACTACTATGTACAGATATAAGTTGTATATAATAAAGTGTATACACGCATAATGCATAGACATATACGTACATAAAGTTACATGTAAACAGATCTACGGACCTTAATAAACAGTAAGGCAATTAGTGCCAATGACCCAATAGATGGCACCAATGTTCAATCAATGTTGAGTTACAATGCATTCTTCCAACAGTGCAGATCACATAAGCTGATGATGTACTACAATTTAATTTATCCTATTATTTTTATACTGTCAGTCTACTGTCTGTCAAGCCTAAAAGtcattgaattcggtacccagccctattatTACGTTGTtccaattagggctgcacaattaattgcaattttatcgaaatcgcaatatggactagtgcaatatccaaatcgcaggggcagtatttgttaaaggcaaaatatgtgtcaaaccgttctaaaataaaatattatggTGCTGCTGAGacggcctacaaatcgtatcctccagactacagaaaaacatctttgtttggtacagattcatgcaaaaaaacacactaaaaaacacattaaaaagatTGAACACACTTCaatctttttaattttaattaatttttttatatttttcagtgagaataatgatacagaATGATCATTaacctccaatatcgtgaatcatatcgcaattgcaatatcagtcaaaaaaatcgcaattatatattttcctcatatcgtgcagccctagattCAGCGTCTCCAGGAGTTAATAAGAGATCCCGAGCAGAGAGAGCAGCGGGGCGGCCAGCAGCACGAGGCCGGCGCTGAAGCTGCTGGCGGCGTTGCAGAGGTTCCCCTCACAGCATCTGTATGTGAGTGGTCGggcccaggactgatccctcaTGGTGCACATGTGCTTGGACACACAGCCCTTCAAGATTACTGTTCCTTGGTTCTCTGGGAGAAAGACAATAATGTTAGTGTGAGATGTTTTAATACATCTAACTATACATcggggaatgtgtgtgtgtgtgtgtgtgtgtgtctgtgtctgtttgtgtgtgtgtgtgtgtgtgtgtgtgtgtctgtgtctgtttgtgtgtgtgtgtgtgtgtgtgtctgtgtctgtttgtgtgtgtgtgtgtgtgtgtgtgtgtctgtgtctgtttgtgtgtgtgtgtgtgtgtgtgtgtgtgtgcgtgcgtctgtgtgtttgggtgtgggtctgtgtgtgttatctcagtgtgtgtgtgtttgtgtgtgtgtgtgtgtgtgtgtctgtgtgtgagtgtgtgtgtgtgtgtgtgtgtgtgtgtgtgcgcgcgtctgtgtgtttgggtgtgggtctgtgtgtgttatctcagtgtgtgtgtgcgcatctgtgtgtttgggagtatgtgtgtgtgtctctgtctgtatgtatgtgtgtgtgtgtgtgtgtgtctctgtctgtatgtatgtgtgtatgtgtgtgtgtgtgtgtgtgtgtgtgtgtgtgtgtgtgtgtgtgtgtttctgtgtgtgtctttgtgtgcctGTATGTTGTTGATTGGGTTACGTGTTGCTGAGAAGCAGTTGTCCTCGGTCCCGTCACAGTTTACGGTGTTGTTGCACGTTCGTTCATCACAGTAGTAGCACTTCTTACCGTTTGGTAATTTGCTGGGTTCtggaacataacataacattgtTCATATTGTTTGGGGATTGAGGGGGGACTTGAATGCAATTTATCTTCCTCAgtacctttttttaaaaagtgactgatgggaacaacaacctttgacattggtccagttttAAGccagatcgctgcagtcggcagcggagaaacaagctacaatgttagTTAAGGCTACGGTCCAGCtcgtatttaccttcacaaaaatTCTGTTTTGCCgttgacagactcagattaatattctaagtgtctgacaacattatggaaatgatttctaaggaggttgtCCTTTCTGCtaaaaagagtaagatccttgtttttaaacataaaaacatccgcgaaattgcattcgctaatcccaccagactccatgtaaataaactttaagtcattttagaatcgtaaaacacacttcattcactgtcaacagaaacaaaataaaactatgaaaagccgttttaggtcgtctttccacttttccaaccatcacaactctagtttgggttgaaataaacatatagtttactgatttatgTTGGGAATTCGTAGGGTACAGATCCAATTAgtggcaaattatcaaagatgttttatcaatattaataaagttatgaatatggttataaataactttatcaaatcaacaaacgatcaaaacagggcaccaccctggaatatcagggaccaataatcaactgtgaaacagtctcataggtggtgttccctttaaaataccgatctgaattaatttgattaatttatctgGTATATTCTAAAGGAACAAAGGGAAGGGTGAATCCAAGCAACGACCTGTTTAACCAGCTTGTTATTACAAtaagtacacaaataatcagAGACAGCTGCTATTTAaaatatagtagaatttattaacttcaaaattatcaatggccaatcaataatcggttgatcaattaaaaccaatataccctttttaaactacaacacaacaaagcaaaaacaaaccagcatgTGATGTGAGGAGAcacgtctgtgtctgtatgagtgtgtgtgtgtgtgtgtgtgtggaggagggggtgtCCAAATGTAGTCTAGttcaaagactacaaaaatggctactcctgtgagctgcacaaaactatTTAGCCTCAAGAGGGTGGTAGTGGTGCTTTCAGGCTAACGTCTTACAGACCAAAAGAACATACTAGCTACTTTGCTATGGGCTAGTGGTTTAGCTATTCACGCacatgtttgcgtgtgtgtgggtgtgtgtttgtgtgtgtgaggttagtgaaagaagaaaggggaaagaaagagacacactTAGATCTTAGTTATCGATAATAACCAgccctctcagtcactcaggtctgGACTAACGTGAAATTAGGGCAGACTCGGAGAATTTCGTCTGACTGAGGGGACGTTCATTATAACCaatagtctggtgggtttagtgctagcgacttcagagctgtttatGGTtgaacagaaaggtcttaaagaggttttaaaagtctatctctgtaggaatcttttccataatgttgttgcacttaatatatataatgaataataatctgagcctttcagcggcaaaaacagaacttttagtggacgctaactgaagCTGAATTGCAGCCCGGTTCACTGCCACCGGCTACAGCGCTCAATACTGGAcacatttcaaagattgttgttcccatcagtcacttagacacaaaaaacatcagaacatagggtccaggatTTTACTTTTAGGGAGAGTAgttttcacatttttaacagCTATTGCTCATGCAGCTACACCGCTTTCAGTGCAAACATCTAAATACCAACAGATAATATAAGCAAATAACCTAACCTGGGGCCGGCTGGGTGTTGCAGAGCTCAGAGGTGCAACACTTGGTGATGAATTTGTATTGTAACTTTCCATAGTTGAGCGAGTACTCTCCACAGTATTCGGCGTCAAGACATTGTTGTTTGTTCAGTACTTGAACTTTTGAACCATCTGCAACAAAAAAGTGTAACAACGCATTATGTACTCAAACCTCAAAATGTAACACATTATAATAAAAACCTGAACGCAAtgaaaaaagggagagaaagagagagagagagagagagggagagagagagagaagagagagagagaaagagagggagggagagagagagatagagagagagagagagggagagagagagaaagagagagagagaaagagagcgagagggagagggagagacagagagagagagaaagagagggagagagagagacagagagagagagagagacagagagagagagaaagagagggagggagagagagagagacagagagagagagagagagagagagacagagagacagagagtgagagagacagagagagagagagagagagagagagacagagagtgagagagagagagagtgagtgataatcagcagagacgtctgtaaactcgtagtaataaaacatttaaaactgcatcagcgtttaacgttgacgtttgtttaagccatattacatgagagggtttaattttgAGATCCGAAAGGCGCATCACTgcagtgtaggcctcctcaagtgtaatactgtgattatacaacaacggttaccaacaaaataggTGATAATCAATCTgaattcatattgtggagcaattcgctcttaaaatacaaaaaaaacagacaggatttctagtccatccctgtttagtcagccagacaatttgggCTATAACTTtgtagagaccgtgggatttatcaaactgaataaatcccgcccacacatataaacacaaaactgctttgctaactccatcgtgtaaattgtattcattagcttCATTCAttatgattgccgtactgtttagttcaaaaacatccaaaacacaaaagtacgaaaacatagcggaccagatgtgagcttttattttgaaaagtcaaactTGGGGACAGCACCAGCTGGGAGGGAATGAGACgagagcatagactgtatattattaatatattatattatattaataacaattttattaatttaatatacagtctatggacggGAGGCATTAGACGGGAGTTCTCCAGGCTGaagccatacccgactctaataaaaaggcagagcgctctctccccgtgg
This genomic interval carries:
- the LOC116037837 gene encoding sperm acrosome membrane-associated protein 4-like → MHLLPLMFGILLLPEASTLRCYVCIPGASGTCTQTIKECPQGQQCAAMRVVTYADGSKVQVLNKQQCLDAEYCGEYSLNYGKLQYKFITKCCTSELCNTQPAPEPSKLPNGKKCYYCDERTCNNTVNCDGTEDNCFSATQNQGTVILKGCVSKHMCTMRDQSWARPLTYRCCEGNLCNAASSFSAGLVLLAAPLLSLLGISY